One genomic segment of candidate division KSB1 bacterium includes these proteins:
- a CDS encoding GTP-binding protein: MAKEKFQRTKPHVNIGTIGHVDHGKTTLVAAITHTLAR, from the coding sequence ATGGCGAAGGAGAAGTTTCAGCGGACGAAGCCGCATGTGAATATAGGGACGATAGGGCATGTGGATCATGGGAAGACGACGTTGGTGGCGGCGATTACGCACACGTTAGCGCGA